Proteins from a genomic interval of Amycolatopsis sp. cg13:
- a CDS encoding ADP-ribosylglycohydrolase family protein, with amino-acid sequence MRLTWAQPEDLLAHGFVQSAAEGKDVTSVRERWIAAGGDPVPAVSGAGPRPAPPALRALARTLLEELAALPGPAAPEEPDGWEEIAALLPPAPVLPRPLADRTLGAWTGRAAGCLLGKPVEKIPREGIEEILRATGRWPLDRWFTEVGLPDDVAARWPWNRRSRPTSLEENISGMPEDDDLNYPILALTLLERHGREFTTDDVAQLWLEHLPAGRVFTAERAAYRNLLDARPVPETATHLNPFREWIGALIRTDVFGWVSPGDVRGAARMAWVDARLSHTRNGIYGAMWAAALASAAMVCDSVHSVLDAAETVLPPESRLAAAVRFGREAAAYEDGLDRLHAEYGDLHWVHVLNNAAVIAYALTRGDGDFGQSISLAVTAGWDTDSAAATVGGVVGALLGMDGIGEQWTKPLDNRIATSLPGGEQRITDLAARTAGVTR; translated from the coding sequence ATGAGGCTGACCTGGGCTCAGCCCGAAGACCTCCTCGCGCACGGGTTCGTCCAGTCCGCCGCGGAGGGCAAGGACGTGACCTCGGTGCGGGAGCGCTGGATCGCCGCCGGCGGCGATCCGGTACCCGCCGTGAGCGGGGCAGGACCGCGGCCGGCGCCCCCAGCGTTGCGGGCGCTGGCCCGGACGCTGCTGGAAGAACTGGCCGCACTCCCCGGTCCTGCCGCGCCGGAAGAGCCGGACGGCTGGGAAGAGATCGCCGCGCTGCTCCCGCCCGCGCCGGTGCTCCCCCGGCCCCTCGCGGACCGGACGCTCGGCGCGTGGACCGGGCGGGCGGCGGGATGCCTGCTCGGGAAGCCGGTCGAGAAGATCCCGCGCGAAGGCATCGAAGAGATCCTGCGCGCGACCGGACGCTGGCCGCTCGACCGGTGGTTCACCGAGGTCGGGCTGCCCGACGACGTCGCGGCGCGATGGCCGTGGAACCGGCGCTCGCGGCCGACTTCCCTGGAGGAGAACATCTCCGGGATGCCGGAGGACGACGATCTCAACTATCCGATTCTCGCGCTGACGCTGCTGGAACGGCACGGCCGCGAGTTCACTACCGACGACGTCGCGCAGCTCTGGCTGGAGCACCTGCCCGCCGGGCGGGTGTTCACCGCCGAGCGCGCCGCGTACCGGAATCTGCTGGACGCGCGGCCGGTGCCGGAGACCGCGACGCACCTCAACCCGTTCCGCGAGTGGATCGGCGCGTTGATCCGGACCGACGTCTTCGGCTGGGTCTCCCCCGGTGACGTCCGAGGCGCCGCGCGGATGGCGTGGGTCGACGCGCGGCTCAGCCATACCCGTAACGGCATTTACGGCGCGATGTGGGCGGCTGCGCTGGCGTCGGCGGCGATGGTGTGCGACTCCGTCCACAGTGTCCTCGATGCGGCGGAAACTGTTCTGCCGCCGGAGAGCCGGCTGGCTGCCGCGGTGCGGTTTGGGCGGGAAGCTGCTGCTTACGAGGACGGGCTGGACCGGCTCCACGCCGAGTACGGCGACCTGCATTGGGTGCACGTGTTGAACAACGCCGCGGTGATCGCGTACGCGCTGACTCGCGGCGATGGCGACTTCGGGCAGAGCATCTCGCTCGCTGTCACGGCTGGCTGGGACACGGATTCCGCCGCTGCGACGGTCGGCGGGGTGGTCGGTGCGCTGCTGGGCATGGACGGGATCGGCGAGCAGTGGACGAAGCCGCTCGACAACCGGATCGCGACGTCGTTGCCCGGCGGCGAGCAGCGGATCACCGATCTCGCCGCGCGGACGGCCGGGGTGACGCGATGA
- a CDS encoding FtsX-like permease family protein has product MLKLALRLFGHHRAAAVATGLVALVGMALVVAMTALLGTGLSGSTAPADRGFLTQFPLILGGWVVAIVVFAMVSTIGVTLAARSGEIGGLRLIGAAPRQIRVLVSMETLAITAVAALPGLGLGYLLGFLLLTGVRSSGLTASSTSFAPGIVLPLAGVVVVLLAGVLAAWIGSRGPARRSPVEEDSGPRRVRSARPRRIAAITLLAAGFGSASAVLALPADNIATTGMTGPAVVLCSIGFAILAPELITVANRVVGRLSRGAKSAEAHLAGVNLRAAPERARPIVTFLTLLVGVSAGTLAMQGIENQHSVPGSTADVLASINYLVVVLISLFMAIALTNNLVATIGDRRTEFATLSLIGSTVRQVRGVLLRETAAATLLAIVVAVVGSVLCVLPFSIVKTGGPAAAFGATPFVVSAVFGGGVVLLVTSVAGARVIRAAAVAG; this is encoded by the coding sequence ATGCTGAAACTCGCTCTGCGGCTCTTCGGCCACCACCGCGCGGCCGCCGTAGCCACCGGTCTGGTCGCGCTCGTCGGGATGGCGCTGGTGGTCGCGATGACCGCCCTGCTCGGCACTGGTCTCTCCGGCAGCACTGCTCCGGCCGATCGGGGATTTCTCACCCAGTTCCCGCTCATCCTGGGCGGTTGGGTGGTGGCGATCGTCGTGTTCGCGATGGTGTCGACGATCGGCGTCACGCTCGCCGCGCGGTCCGGCGAGATCGGAGGGTTGCGGCTGATCGGTGCGGCGCCGCGGCAAATCCGGGTGCTCGTCTCGATGGAAACTCTCGCGATCACCGCGGTGGCCGCGCTGCCCGGTCTGGGGCTCGGCTACCTGCTGGGGTTCCTTTTGCTGACCGGGGTCCGTTCGTCCGGGCTCACCGCGTCGAGCACGTCGTTCGCTCCTGGGATCGTGCTGCCGCTGGCCGGTGTCGTGGTCGTGCTGCTGGCCGGAGTGCTCGCGGCGTGGATCGGCAGTCGCGGTCCGGCTCGGCGCAGTCCGGTCGAAGAAGATTCCGGACCGCGCCGGGTCAGGTCGGCGCGGCCGCGGCGGATTGCCGCGATCACCTTGCTGGCAGCGGGTTTCGGCTCGGCGAGCGCGGTGCTGGCCTTGCCCGCTGACAACATCGCGACGACCGGGATGACCGGACCAGCCGTGGTGTTGTGCTCGATCGGATTCGCGATCCTCGCGCCGGAACTGATCACCGTGGCGAACCGGGTCGTCGGCCGCCTCTCGCGCGGGGCGAAGAGCGCCGAAGCGCATCTGGCGGGCGTGAACCTGCGCGCCGCGCCGGAACGAGCCCGTCCGATCGTCACCTTCCTGACGCTGCTGGTCGGCGTCTCCGCGGGCACGTTGGCCATGCAGGGCATCGAAAATCAGCACAGCGTCCCGGGCAGCACGGCTGACGTCCTGGCGTCGATCAACTACCTGGTGGTTGTGCTGATCTCGCTGTTCATGGCGATCGCGCTGACCAACAACCTGGTGGCCACGATCGGCGACCGCCGCACGGAATTCGCGACGCTGTCGCTGATCGGCTCGACCGTCCGGCAGGTGCGCGGCGTGCTCCTGCGCGAAACCGCTGCCGCGACCCTGCTGGCGATCGTCGTCGCGGTGGTGGGTTCGGTGTTGTGCGTGCTGCCGTTCTCGATTGTCAAGACGGGCGGTCCAGCGGCGGCGTTCGGTGCCACGCCGTTTGTGGTGAGCGCAGTTTTCGGGGGAGGCGTGGTGTTGCTGGTGACGTCGGTGGCCGGAGCACGGGTGATTCGCGCCGCGGCGGTGGCCGGGTAG
- a CDS encoding ribokinase yields the protein MTGRVAVVGSANVDLVVDVPRQPRGGETVLGGDLRRSPGGKGANQAVAAALAGGAETTFLGAFGTDDGAELLLASLTKAGVRTDLVSRVDSATGTAFIMVSPDGENSIVVAPGANSRLQLGQAQLERIAAADVVLAQLEVPLEAVTAAAAARRTGARMVLNAAPSRPLPDLDLDVLIVNEHEAADLAGMSGAPEELARILQQRAPAVVITLGAVGCVVAEAEIVHLPGFRVSPVDTTGAGDTFCGVLAAVLAEGRPLREAAQLAGAAAALAVTRPGAQSAVPTAAEVAEFAAGGNA from the coding sequence ATGACCGGGCGGGTTGCTGTCGTCGGGTCGGCGAATGTCGATCTGGTGGTCGACGTTCCGCGGCAGCCGCGCGGGGGCGAGACCGTTCTCGGTGGGGATTTGCGGCGCAGTCCCGGTGGCAAGGGGGCCAATCAAGCGGTGGCCGCGGCGCTCGCCGGTGGAGCGGAGACGACGTTTCTCGGGGCGTTCGGGACCGATGACGGCGCGGAGCTTCTGTTGGCGTCGTTGACGAAAGCCGGAGTGCGGACGGACCTGGTGTCGCGAGTGGACAGTGCGACCGGGACCGCGTTCATCATGGTGTCGCCGGACGGCGAGAACTCCATTGTGGTCGCTCCTGGGGCCAATTCCCGGCTCCAGCTGGGTCAGGCACAGCTGGAGCGGATCGCCGCCGCCGACGTCGTGCTCGCCCAGCTGGAAGTCCCGTTGGAGGCTGTGACCGCTGCCGCCGCGGCCCGGCGGACTGGCGCGCGGATGGTGCTCAACGCCGCGCCTTCCCGGCCGCTGCCGGATCTTGACCTTGACGTGCTGATCGTCAACGAGCATGAGGCCGCGGACCTGGCTGGGATGTCCGGTGCGCCCGAGGAGCTGGCCCGGATTCTGCAGCAGCGCGCACCCGCTGTGGTGATCACGCTCGGCGCGGTCGGCTGTGTGGTCGCTGAAGCGGAAATCGTGCACCTGCCCGGATTCCGAGTGTCCCCAGTGGACACCACCGGTGCCGGGGACACGTTCTGTGGCGTGCTCGCAGCGGTACTCGCCGAGGGTCGTCCGCTTCGCGAAGCCGCTCAACTCGCCGGAGCCGCCGCCGCGCTCGC
- a CDS encoding carbohydrate ABC transporter permease, with translation MTTATQPRRAAPAPPPRPKKTTQARTRRREAIALVMPSLIPILVLSVAPLVIGIVLAFTDTRLVRHPDFGFAGIDNFVRLGGNSLFWDSLRIGLIWTVGVTVLQLAAAMGLALLLNSGLKLQGLTRVLALIPWAMPPVVVAIMWQMIYSANGGPLNAFLGSIGLPDGINWLGDFNTALPAVIVVGVWVGMPQTTVTLLAGLQQIPTELHEAAAVDGAGAWRRFTAVTWPSMRPIVSSITSLNFIWNFNSFSLVYVLTAGGPGGKTMVPVLFVYLEAFKNREIGYAAAMGLVLVIVVVALLAIYLRSQFRGDRPERGR, from the coding sequence ATGACCACCGCGACGCAGCCGAGGCGAGCCGCTCCCGCTCCCCCGCCGCGCCCGAAGAAGACCACGCAGGCCCGCACGCGCCGGCGCGAGGCGATCGCGCTGGTGATGCCGTCACTGATCCCGATCCTGGTGCTGTCGGTGGCCCCGCTGGTCATCGGCATCGTGCTGGCCTTCACCGACACGCGGCTGGTGCGGCATCCGGACTTCGGCTTCGCCGGGATCGACAACTTCGTCCGCCTCGGCGGGAACTCGCTGTTCTGGGATTCGCTGCGGATCGGTCTGATTTGGACGGTCGGGGTGACCGTCCTGCAGCTGGCCGCCGCGATGGGCCTCGCACTGCTGCTCAACTCCGGCCTCAAACTGCAGGGCCTCACCCGAGTGCTCGCACTCATTCCGTGGGCGATGCCGCCGGTGGTCGTCGCGATTATGTGGCAAATGATTTACTCGGCCAACGGCGGTCCGCTGAACGCATTCCTCGGCAGCATCGGCCTGCCGGACGGAATCAACTGGCTCGGCGATTTCAACACCGCCTTGCCCGCGGTGATCGTGGTCGGCGTCTGGGTAGGCATGCCTCAGACCACCGTGACGCTTCTCGCTGGCCTGCAACAGATCCCGACTGAACTGCACGAAGCGGCAGCCGTGGACGGCGCTGGCGCATGGCGGCGCTTCACTGCGGTGACGTGGCCGAGTATGCGCCCCATCGTCAGCTCCATTACTTCCCTGAACTTTATCTGGAATTTCAATTCCTTCTCGCTCGTTTACGTGCTCACCGCGGGCGGCCCGGGCGGAAAGACCATGGTCCCGGTGCTGTTCGTGTACCTCGAAGCGTTCAAGAACCGCGAGATCGGCTACGCCGCCGCGATGGGGCTCGTCCTCGTCATCGTGGTCGTCGCGCTGCTCGCGATCTACCTGCGGTCGCAGTTCCGCGGCGACCGCCCGGAAAGGGGGCGGTGA
- a CDS encoding ABC transporter substrate-binding protein — protein MKTRRAAIAASLALTSLLAAACGSGADSGSGDGGPVTLTFQSLSDQPAAIAATNKIVGAWNQAHPDTQVKVVQAGWDSAYDKLITQFNAGTAPDIVHYEAAGIGPFAADGYLADLSPYLSEQKRADIPKGVLDSVTVDSKVVAYPTELQSYVVFANKKLLEQSGAQVPTGETMTWDQLRQLAKTATKDGKYGLGWGLSSPTATFVAMAPAFGGKYFEGTGDQAQISVGQGEMALPQLVHDMNATDHSILPVTLTQSGGKALAPFYAGQVAMTVQGSYQAANIEKDAPKDLDWVALPPIAGPAGPAQAANPQTLSVNKDSKHVEQAAKFLDFFTSTENLAALNEADTLIPASNSAREALDKKLGAKKGWSTILASGKYLTSAPYLFAGKYAQWKDTVATPAYQRFLANQIDANTLAQQLKDGWKSVGK, from the coding sequence ATGAAGACACGACGCGCGGCCATCGCCGCCAGCCTCGCCCTCACCAGCCTGCTCGCCGCGGCGTGCGGCAGCGGCGCGGACAGCGGCAGCGGGGACGGCGGACCGGTCACCCTCACGTTCCAGTCGCTGTCGGACCAGCCCGCCGCGATCGCCGCCACGAACAAGATCGTCGGCGCGTGGAACCAGGCGCATCCGGACACGCAGGTGAAGGTCGTCCAGGCCGGCTGGGACAGCGCCTACGACAAGCTGATCACCCAGTTCAACGCGGGCACCGCGCCGGACATCGTGCACTACGAGGCAGCCGGGATCGGGCCGTTCGCCGCCGACGGCTACCTCGCCGACCTCTCCCCTTACCTGTCCGAGCAGAAGCGCGCGGACATCCCGAAGGGCGTGCTCGACTCGGTGACGGTCGACAGCAAGGTCGTCGCCTACCCGACCGAGCTGCAGTCCTATGTGGTCTTCGCGAACAAGAAGCTGCTGGAGCAGTCCGGCGCGCAGGTCCCGACCGGCGAGACGATGACCTGGGACCAGCTGCGCCAGCTGGCCAAGACCGCCACGAAGGACGGCAAGTACGGCCTCGGCTGGGGCCTGTCGAGCCCGACCGCGACGTTCGTGGCGATGGCCCCGGCGTTCGGCGGCAAGTACTTCGAGGGCACCGGCGACCAGGCGCAGATCAGCGTCGGCCAGGGCGAAATGGCGCTGCCGCAGCTGGTGCACGACATGAACGCGACGGACCACTCGATCCTTCCGGTGACGCTGACCCAGTCCGGCGGCAAGGCGCTGGCCCCGTTCTACGCGGGCCAGGTCGCGATGACCGTGCAGGGTTCGTACCAGGCGGCGAACATCGAGAAGGACGCGCCGAAGGACCTCGACTGGGTCGCGCTGCCGCCGATCGCCGGGCCGGCCGGACCGGCGCAGGCGGCGAACCCGCAGACGCTGTCGGTCAACAAGGACTCCAAGCACGTCGAGCAGGCCGCGAAGTTCCTGGACTTCTTCACCAGCACCGAGAACCTCGCCGCGCTCAACGAGGCCGACACGCTGATCCCGGCGAGCAACTCCGCGCGTGAGGCGCTGGACAAGAAGCTCGGCGCGAAGAAGGGCTGGAGCACCATCCTGGCCTCGGGCAAGTACCTCACCTCGGCGCCGTATCTGTTCGCCGGCAAGTACGCGCAGTGGAAGGACACTGTCGCGACGCCCGCCTACCAGCGCTTCCTGGCGAACCAGATCGACGCGAACACGCTGGCGCAGCAGCTGAAGGACGGCTGGAAGAGCGTCGGCAAGTGA
- a CDS encoding ABC transporter ATP-binding protein yields the protein MTAPAIRTRRLRCRFEGEGGPVDALRGVDLDVPRGAFAAIMGPSGSGKTTLLHCAAGLRTPTEGTVELDGADLSALDEPRLAELRRQRIGFVFQQFNLLPALTAEENIELPLRLDGRRPDPQRTAALLAQVGLAQRGGHRPGQLSGGQQQRVAVARALVTDPEVVFADEPTGALDIRSAREVLGLLRHLADRGQTIVMVTHDPVAASYADAVLFLADGLVVDQLARPTAAAVANRMAVLVESAERAANAVGAR from the coding sequence ATGACCGCACCCGCGATCCGCACCAGACGGCTGCGCTGCCGCTTCGAAGGCGAAGGCGGCCCGGTCGACGCACTGCGCGGCGTGGACTTGGACGTCCCGCGCGGCGCCTTCGCGGCGATCATGGGCCCGTCGGGCTCAGGGAAGACGACATTGCTTCACTGCGCGGCTGGCCTTCGCACCCCGACCGAAGGCACCGTCGAACTGGACGGCGCTGATCTGTCTGCTTTGGACGAACCGCGCCTGGCCGAGCTGCGGCGCCAGCGGATCGGGTTCGTGTTCCAGCAGTTCAACCTGCTGCCCGCGCTGACGGCGGAGGAAAACATCGAACTGCCGTTGCGGTTGGACGGTCGCCGCCCGGACCCGCAGCGCACCGCGGCGTTGCTGGCACAGGTCGGTCTGGCACAGCGCGGGGGACACCGTCCTGGGCAGTTGTCCGGCGGGCAGCAGCAGCGGGTGGCTGTGGCGCGGGCGCTCGTGACGGATCCGGAGGTGGTTTTCGCCGACGAACCGACTGGCGCACTGGACATCCGGAGCGCGCGGGAAGTGCTGGGCTTGCTGCGGCATCTGGCGGACCGAGGCCAGACGATCGTGATGGTGACGCATGACCCGGTGGCCGCGTCTTATGCCGACGCGGTGCTGTTCCTGGCGGACGGGCTCGTGGTCGATCAGCTGGCCCGGCCGACTGCCGCGGCGGTGGCGAACCGGATGGCTGTGCTTGTCGAATCCGCCGAGCGGGCGGCGAACGCGGTGGGTGCTCGGTGA
- a CDS encoding LacI family DNA-binding transcriptional regulator, with translation MTSTRATLIQVAERAGVSLASTSRALHGTGASKAMVERVRAAAAELGYSADAIGRSLRLKKTSQIAFAVADIGNPVYVEIMRGIHEVLAPHGYRVVVMSTGDTASSTTELMHSLHGGFVDGMIVIPLRTDDELIEQIGQAPVPVVVIGRAMSDRGISSVSTDSAAGIGAAVQHVVSLGRRRIGFLNGPLDTTPGSSRQRGFDEAVSAKDFAAKTDVEVAADFTVAAGIEAARKLLDRPERPDAIVAANDLLAIGAIRAARELGLSIPRDVAVTGMDDTELGQVFLPRLTSVSLGSAERGRAAARLMLGLADDADAPAQQISVGTELFVRESTVDQNVEDAE, from the coding sequence ATGACGTCAACCCGAGCCACGCTGATCCAGGTGGCCGAGCGCGCCGGCGTGTCGCTGGCTTCGACCTCGCGCGCGCTGCACGGGACCGGCGCCAGCAAGGCGATGGTCGAGCGCGTGCGCGCGGCCGCGGCGGAACTCGGGTACAGCGCGGACGCGATCGGGCGGTCGTTGCGGCTGAAGAAGACTTCGCAGATCGCGTTCGCGGTGGCCGACATCGGCAACCCCGTCTACGTCGAGATCATGCGCGGAATTCACGAAGTCCTTGCGCCGCACGGGTATCGGGTCGTGGTGATGTCCACGGGGGACACCGCATCCTCGACCACCGAACTCATGCACAGCCTGCACGGCGGGTTCGTCGACGGCATGATCGTCATCCCGCTGCGCACCGACGACGAGCTGATCGAGCAGATCGGCCAGGCGCCGGTGCCGGTCGTGGTGATCGGCCGCGCGATGAGCGACCGCGGGATCAGTTCGGTCTCCACGGATTCCGCCGCCGGGATCGGCGCGGCGGTGCAGCACGTCGTTTCGCTGGGCCGCCGCCGGATCGGCTTCCTCAACGGGCCGCTCGACACCACGCCGGGCTCCTCGCGGCAGCGCGGGTTCGACGAAGCGGTGTCCGCAAAGGACTTCGCCGCCAAGACGGACGTCGAGGTCGCCGCCGATTTCACTGTCGCGGCAGGGATCGAGGCCGCCCGGAAGCTGCTCGACCGTCCAGAAAGGCCGGACGCCATCGTCGCGGCCAACGACCTGCTCGCCATCGGGGCCATCCGCGCCGCCCGGGAACTGGGGCTCAGCATCCCGCGCGACGTCGCCGTCACCGGCATGGACGACACCGAGCTCGGGCAGGTCTTCCTCCCCCGGTTGACCAGCGTGTCCCTCGGCTCGGCCGAGCGCGGGCGCGCCGCCGCCCGGCTGATGCTCGGGCTCGCCGACGACGCGGACGCCCCGGCCCAGCAGATTTCGGTCGGGACCGAGCTGTTCGTCCGGGAGTCCACTGTGGACCAGAACGTGGAGGACGCGGAATGA
- a CDS encoding ADP-ribosylglycohydrolase family protein has protein sequence MTWLEDRAVAVITGAAVGDALGGATEGWTPEQIEERHGGRVTGIVPPWYPNWRDARPIAPYHKGDGHITDDTLMTRAIVEVYAKRRAHLDAYSMAEDLVPLMIGEPRWVPELESTALLLQRVFLAEKWIVAKLHYGHVDPREAGVGNIVNCGAAMYIAPVGVVNPGDPQAAYAEAIDLTAPHQSSYGREAAGVLAAMVAASVAPGAGLDDIVQAALAVSHDGTLAALQAVVEAFQGWNAAPKTDDEERALARKIREVVAPFDSVGPEYRQMSMDARRPSRTKAIEELPAALGFVLGHQGDYRGAVLGSVNYGRDADSIASMAGALCAGLGGAASVPDEWIDPIGEASKMDLRETGLLLASAATDIVKADRARAQARLAALDALAAA, from the coding sequence GTGACCTGGCTGGAGGACCGCGCGGTGGCAGTGATCACCGGCGCGGCAGTGGGGGACGCGCTCGGCGGCGCGACCGAAGGGTGGACGCCCGAGCAGATCGAGGAGCGCCACGGCGGCCGCGTGACCGGGATCGTCCCGCCGTGGTACCCGAACTGGCGGGACGCGCGCCCGATCGCGCCCTACCACAAGGGCGACGGGCACATCACCGACGACACCTTGATGACTCGCGCGATCGTGGAGGTGTACGCGAAGCGCCGCGCGCACCTCGACGCGTACTCGATGGCCGAAGACCTGGTGCCGCTGATGATCGGCGAACCGCGCTGGGTGCCGGAGCTGGAGTCGACGGCGTTGTTGCTGCAGCGGGTGTTCCTCGCCGAGAAGTGGATCGTCGCGAAGCTGCATTACGGGCACGTGGACCCGCGTGAGGCGGGCGTCGGCAACATCGTGAACTGCGGCGCGGCGATGTACATCGCGCCGGTCGGCGTCGTGAACCCAGGCGACCCGCAGGCGGCGTATGCGGAGGCGATCGACCTGACCGCGCCGCACCAGTCCAGCTACGGCCGGGAAGCCGCCGGGGTGCTGGCCGCGATGGTCGCCGCTTCGGTCGCGCCTGGCGCTGGGCTGGACGACATCGTGCAGGCCGCGCTCGCGGTGTCGCACGACGGGACTTTGGCGGCGCTGCAGGCGGTTGTCGAAGCCTTCCAGGGGTGGAACGCCGCGCCCAAGACCGACGACGAGGAGCGGGCGCTCGCGCGGAAGATCCGCGAGGTGGTCGCGCCGTTCGATTCGGTCGGGCCGGAGTACCGGCAGATGTCGATGGACGCACGGCGGCCGTCGCGGACCAAGGCGATCGAGGAATTGCCTGCCGCGCTCGGGTTTGTGCTGGGACATCAGGGCGATTACCGCGGCGCGGTGCTCGGTTCGGTGAACTACGGCCGGGACGCGGACTCGATCGCGTCGATGGCGGGCGCGCTCTGCGCCGGGCTCGGCGGGGCGGCTTCGGTGCCGGACGAATGGATCGATCCGATCGGCGAGGCCAGCAAGATGGACCTTCGCGAGACCGGGCTGCTGCTCGCGTCCGCCGCGACGGACATCGTGAAGGCCGACCGGGCGCGGGCCCAGGCGCGGCTCGCCGCTCTCGACGCGCTGGCCGCCGCATGA
- a CDS encoding carbohydrate ABC transporter permease produces MRWSVRPAQYLALVLYLLFLGFPLLWLISASVKSSAELNSLSVNLIPSEWHWDNYGEALSRQGLLHSAFNSLLVALASTVLAILISVPAAYVLARLKGKLRIAGVTWILVSQVFPVVLVILPLFLVLRTLGLADSLVGLTLVHTTYILPFALWMLQGYVAAIPVDLEEAGAMDGATRFTVLRTIVFPLLAPGVVATAMFSFVSSWNEFFFALVLLQSPENYTLPITLTMFIGGEGKVALGPLAAGAVLAAIPSIAFFSLLRKKLTGGLMAGAVKG; encoded by the coding sequence ATGCGCTGGTCCGTGCGCCCCGCGCAGTACCTGGCTCTCGTGCTGTACCTGCTCTTCCTCGGTTTCCCGTTGCTGTGGCTGATTTCCGCGTCGGTGAAGTCGTCGGCGGAGCTGAACTCGCTGTCGGTCAACCTCATCCCGAGCGAATGGCATTGGGACAACTACGGCGAAGCGCTCTCCCGCCAGGGTCTGCTGCATTCGGCGTTCAACAGCCTGCTGGTCGCGCTGGCCAGCACCGTGCTGGCGATCCTGATCTCGGTGCCCGCGGCCTACGTACTGGCCCGGCTCAAGGGAAAGCTGCGCATCGCGGGCGTCACCTGGATCCTGGTCAGCCAGGTGTTCCCGGTGGTCCTGGTGATCCTGCCGCTGTTCCTCGTGCTGCGGACGCTCGGCCTCGCCGACAGCCTCGTCGGGCTGACGCTCGTGCACACCACCTACATCCTCCCGTTCGCGCTGTGGATGCTGCAGGGCTACGTCGCGGCGATCCCGGTCGACCTCGAGGAGGCCGGGGCGATGGACGGCGCGACGCGGTTCACCGTGCTGCGCACGATCGTGTTCCCGCTGCTGGCCCCTGGCGTGGTCGCGACCGCGATGTTCAGCTTCGTGTCGTCGTGGAACGAGTTCTTCTTCGCGCTGGTGCTGCTGCAGTCGCCGGAGAACTACACGCTGCCGATCACGCTCACCATGTTCATCGGCGGCGAGGGCAAGGTCGCCCTCGGCCCGCTGGCCGCGGGCGCCGTGCTCGCGGCGATCCCGAGCATCGCCTTCTTCAGCCTCCTGCGGAAGAAACTCACCGGCGGCCTCATGGCCGGGGCGGTGAAGGGATGA
- a CDS encoding putative quinol monooxygenase, translating to MILIVLKAQIRPEKRAEWLEGIERYTANVRSEPGNVSFDYYQNGGDENEFVMVEVFADSAAGDAHVATAHAQEFFPFMSTVVAKKPEINYQNLDGAAWSEMAEVTPVD from the coding sequence ATGATTTTGATCGTCCTCAAAGCACAGATCCGCCCCGAGAAGCGAGCCGAATGGCTGGAAGGCATCGAACGCTACACCGCGAACGTGCGGAGCGAACCGGGCAATGTGTCGTTCGACTATTACCAGAACGGCGGCGACGAGAACGAATTCGTGATGGTCGAGGTCTTCGCCGACAGTGCCGCCGGGGACGCGCACGTCGCGACCGCGCACGCGCAGGAGTTCTTCCCGTTCATGTCGACAGTCGTGGCGAAGAAGCCGGAGATCAATTACCAGAATCTCGATGGCGCGGCGTGGTCGGAGATGGCTGAGGTCACCCCGGTGGACTAG
- a CDS encoding TetR/AcrR family transcriptional regulator — protein sequence MGHRENLITAARECLLKAGYARTTVRDLVAASGANQASINYHFGSKEQLLTQALSDLNTEWGEMLFAVLSDPDDEKAGPEQRWARIIESIREHRELWFVNFESVSYLQHDEKVRKINAEGQQLARVGLARAFGDLGPDADPKDVHAIGAHYYSLLVGTALQWLTDPDNAPSAADVVRADWRSV from the coding sequence GTGGGACACCGCGAGAACCTGATCACCGCCGCCCGGGAATGCCTCCTCAAAGCCGGCTACGCGCGCACGACGGTGCGTGACCTCGTCGCCGCCTCCGGGGCCAACCAGGCGTCGATCAACTACCACTTCGGCTCGAAGGAACAGCTGCTCACACAGGCGCTGTCCGACCTCAACACCGAGTGGGGCGAAATGCTGTTCGCCGTCCTCTCCGACCCGGACGACGAGAAGGCCGGGCCGGAGCAGCGCTGGGCGCGGATCATCGAGTCGATCCGCGAACACCGCGAGCTGTGGTTCGTGAACTTCGAGAGCGTCAGCTACCTGCAGCACGACGAGAAGGTCCGGAAGATCAATGCCGAAGGGCAGCAGCTGGCGCGCGTCGGGCTAGCGCGCGCATTCGGCGATCTGGGGCCGGACGCGGATCCGAAGGACGTCCACGCGATCGGCGCGCATTACTACTCGCTGCTGGTCGGGACCGCGCTGCAGTGGCTGACCGATCCCGACAACGCTCCCTCGGCGGCGGATGTGGTCCGCGCCGATTGGCGTTCCGTCTAG